Proteins encoded together in one Acholeplasma hippikon window:
- a CDS encoding ABC-F family ATP-binding cassette domain-containing protein gives MLQTAGISLQIGKEMLFEDVNIKFTNGNCYGLIGANGAGKSTFLKILAGRIEPTRGQVIFPQDKRMSFLEQNHYLYDENEVLETVIMGNMKLYNIMQEKNAIYMKEDFTEEDGIKAGNLEALFDEMNGWNAESDAAVLLTGLGIDVSLHNLKMKELNGNQKVKVLLAKALFGNPDVLLLDEPTNHLDHEAILWLEEYLLNFDNTIIVVSHDRYFLNKVCTHIVDIDYGQLTLYTGNYDFWYESSQLLIKQMKEQNKKSEEKIKELQDFIARFSANASKSKQATSRKKALEKIELNEIKPSNRRYPYINFKVDKPLGTDVLKIENLTKVIDGVKILDNVSLVVGNDEKIAFVGPNEKAKTALFNILAGLDNDYEGSFKFGSTVKEGYFKKDHDDDFKKPISMTEWLTDYSPNKESTYVRGFLGRMLFSGDDALKNLNVLSGGEKVRVSLSKMMIQSNNLLILDEPTNHLDMESITALNKGLIEFTGVLLFASKDHQLVQSTANKLVEITPDGQFKTFNISYDEYLEKQNEK, from the coding sequence ATGTTACAAACAGCAGGAATTTCTCTTCAAATCGGCAAAGAAATGTTATTTGAAGATGTCAATATTAAATTTACAAACGGAAACTGTTATGGATTGATTGGTGCTAATGGTGCCGGTAAATCTACATTCTTAAAAATCTTAGCAGGAAGAATTGAACCAACACGTGGTCAAGTGATTTTCCCTCAGGATAAAAGAATGTCATTCCTAGAACAAAATCACTATTTATATGATGAAAATGAAGTCTTAGAAACGGTTATTATGGGGAATATGAAACTCTATAATATCATGCAAGAAAAGAACGCTATTTACATGAAAGAAGACTTTACAGAAGAAGATGGCATTAAAGCTGGTAACTTAGAGGCATTATTTGATGAAATGAACGGATGGAATGCTGAGAGTGATGCTGCTGTTTTACTGACTGGTTTAGGAATTGATGTTTCACTTCATAACTTGAAGATGAAAGAATTAAATGGTAATCAAAAAGTTAAAGTTTTACTTGCTAAAGCACTTTTTGGTAATCCAGATGTTTTATTATTAGATGAACCCACAAACCACTTAGATCATGAAGCAATCTTATGGTTAGAAGAATATCTTTTAAACTTCGATAATACAATTATTGTTGTTTCACATGATAGATACTTCTTAAATAAGGTTTGTACACATATTGTAGATATTGACTATGGTCAATTAACGCTTTATACAGGTAATTATGACTTCTGGTATGAATCAAGCCAATTATTAATCAAACAAATGAAAGAGCAAAACAAGAAGAGCGAAGAAAAGATTAAAGAATTACAAGATTTCATCGCACGATTCTCAGCAAATGCCTCAAAGAGTAAACAAGCAACCTCACGTAAAAAAGCACTTGAAAAAATTGAACTTAATGAAATTAAACCTTCAAATAGACGCTACCCATATATCAACTTTAAAGTTGATAAACCACTGGGAACAGATGTGTTAAAAATTGAAAATTTAACTAAAGTTATTGATGGCGTTAAGATACTTGATAATGTAAGTTTAGTTGTTGGAAATGATGAAAAGATTGCCTTTGTTGGGCCAAATGAAAAAGCTAAGACAGCACTATTTAATATTCTTGCGGGTCTTGATAATGACTATGAAGGATCATTTAAATTCGGTTCAACAGTGAAAGAAGGATATTTCAAAAAAGACCATGATGATGACTTTAAAAAACCGATTTCAATGACCGAATGGTTAACAGATTATTCCCCTAATAAAGAATCAACATACGTGCGTGGATTCTTAGGCAGAATGTTATTTAGCGGTGATGATGCATTAAAAAATTTAAATGTCTTATCTGGGGGAGAAAAGGTAAGAGTTTCACTTTCAAAAATGATGATTCAAAGTAACAACTTACTAATTCTTGATGAACCGACAAACCACTTGGATATGGAATCAATCACGGCATTAAACAAGGGGTTAATTGAATTTACAGGCGTATTATTATTTGCAAGTAAAGACCACCAATTGGTTCAATCAACTGCAAATAAACTTGTTGAAATAACACCTGATGGGCAATTCAAAACATTTAATATTTCATACGACGAGTATTTGGAAAAACAAAATGAAAAATAA